A part of Podarcis muralis chromosome 13, rPodMur119.hap1.1, whole genome shotgun sequence genomic DNA contains:
- the RECK gene encoding reversion-inducing cysteine-rich protein with Kazal motifs isoform X2, with amino-acid sequence MFVGERKGQNALFSCINRNEMGSVCCSYAGHHTNCREYCQAIFRTDSSPGPSQFKAVESYCASVSPQLIHCVNNYTQSYPMRNSTDSLYCCDRAEDYACQTACKRILMSMKTELEIVDGLIESCKTMPLPQDPLWQCFLESSRSVHPGVTLHPPPSTGLDGAKLHCCSKANTSICRDLCTKLYSSSWGNTQSWQEFDRFCEYNPVEVSMLTCLADVREPCQLGCRNLTYCTNFNNRPTELFRSCNAQSDQGAMNDMKLWEKGTIKMPFINIPVLDIKKCQPEMWKAIACSLQIKPCHSKSRGSIICKSDCVEILKKCGDLSKFPEGHMAESICELLSPTDDLETCIPLDTYVRPSTLGNIVDDVTHPCNPNPCAANQLCEVNRKGCQAGEPCLPYFCIQGCKLGEASDFIVRQGTLIQVPSSAGDVGCYKICTCGQSGLLENCMELHCVDLQKSCIVGGERKGHGKPFKIGCNVCSCFAGNLICSTRQCLNEYNSDDEHDITGLPCNCADQFVPVCGQNGRTYPSVCIARCVGLQDNQFEFGSCISKDPCNPNPCLKNQRCIPKPQVCLTSFEKFGCNQYECVPRQFNCDDQLRDPVCDTDNIEYSSPCVLHQKGKSVSYKGPCQSFCKSVDLVCGHNGETYNNVCAAYSDRVAIDYKGPCQAVGVLSDYSYQGECASVTCPRLAATGYKSVTPPGACCSLYAAILRVLYDKEKLDTFAKITNKRPITVLEILQKIRLHVSVPQCDVFGYFSIESEIVILITPVDQNPKPLQIEACNKEAEKIESLINSDSPALASHVPLSALIAAQAEVSRKMSSSCSLVMQAQCTFFWSLVLTFTATICNT; translated from the exons aaTGCACTTTttagctgcatcaacagaaatgaaA TGGGATCAGTTTGTTGCAGTTATGCTGGTCATCACACAAACTGCCGAGAATATTGCCAGGCAATCTTTCGAACAGACTCTTCTCCAGGTCCTTCTCAGTTCAAAGCTGTTGAAAGTTACTGTGCCTCCGTTAGCCCACAATTAATTCATTGTGTGAACAACTACACACAGTCCTATCCAATGAGAAATTCAACAGATA GTTTATACTGCTGTGATAGAGCAGAAGATTATGCCTGCCAAACAGCTTGTAAAAGGATCCTGATGTCAATGAAAACAGAGCTTGAAATTGTGGATGGACTTATTGAAAGCTGTAAAACGATGCCTCTGCCACAGGATCCTCTATGGCAATGTTTCCTTGAGAGCTCAAGATCTGTTCACCCTGGAGTCACTCTGCACCCTCCACCTTCAACAGGTCTGGATGGTGCTAAATTACACTGCTGTTCTAAAGCAAATACTTCCATATGTAG AGATTTATGCACTAAGCTTTATAGCAGCAGCTGGGGCAATACACAGAGCTGGCAAGAATTTGATCGCTTTTGTGAGTATAACCCAGTCGAAGTTTCCATGTTGACCTGTTTAGCAGATGTACGTGAACCTTGTCAGCTGGGCTGTAGAAATCTTACTTACTGCACTAATTTTAATAACAG GCCAACTGAACTCTTCAGGAGCTGCAATGCCCAATCAGACCAAGGAGCCATGAATGACATGAAACTTTGGGAGAAAGGAACAATTAAGATGCCATTTATCAATATTCCTGTTCTTGATATTAAAAAATGCCAGCCGGAAATGTGGAAGGCGATTGCTTGTTCGCTGCAGATAAAGCCGTGTCACAGTAAATCTAGAGGGAGCATAATCTGCAA GTCGGATTGCGTGGAAATTCTCAAGAAATGTGGAGATTTGAGCAAATTTCCTGAGGGACACATGGCCGAAAGCATCTGTGAACTTCTGTCTCCAACCGATGACTTGGAGACTTGCATACCTTTAGATACATATGTTC GCCCAAGCACTTTAGGGAACATTGTGGATGATGTTACACACCCCTGTAACCCAAATCCTTGTGCTGCCAATCAGTTATGTGAAGTCAATAGAAAAGGATGTCAGGCGGGGGAACCGTGTCTTCCTTATTTTTGTATACAGG GCTGCAAGTTGGGCGAAGCTTCCGATTTTATTGTCCGCCAAGGTACCCTCATCCAGGTTCCGTCCTCTGCAGGAGATGTTGGTTGCTATAAGATCTGCACGTGTGGCCAGAGTGGGCTGCTGGAAAACTGTATGGAACTGCACTGTGTTGACCTCCAAAAATCATGCATTGTTGGAGGGGAAAGAAAAG gcCACGGAAAACCTTTCAAAATAGGTTGCAATGTCTGTTCTTGTTTTGCTGGGAATCTGATCTGCTCCACTCGCCAGTGTCTGAATGAATACAACTCAGATGATGAGCATGACATTACAG GTCTGCCATGTAACTGTGCTGATCAGTTTGTCCCAGTGTGTGGACAGAACGGTCGTACCTATCCAAGCGTATGTATAGCACGTTGTGTTGGGCTTCAGGACAATCAGTTTGAATTTGGATCCTGCATCTCCAAGGATCCTTGCAACCCTAATCCCTGCCTTAAAAACCAGAG ATGTATACCAAAGCCACAGGTTTGCTTAACGAGTTTTGAGAAGTTTGGATGTAACCAGTACGAATGTGTGCCCAGACAATTCAATTGTGATGACCAGTTGCGAGATCCTGTTTGTGATACAGACAATATAGAATATAGCAGTCCATGTGTTCTACACCAAAAAGGGAAAAGTGTATCATACAAAGGTCCATGTCAG TCATTTTGCAAATCAGTTGATTTGGTATGTGGCCATAATGGTGAAACCTACAACAATGTGTGCGCTGCGTATTCTGATCGTGTGGCTATAGACTACAAGGGACCTTGTCAAGCTGTAGGAGTCCTTTCTGACTACAGTTATCAAGGAGAATGTGCGTCTGTTACATGTCCTCGTCTTGCAGCAACTGGATACAAGTCAGTAACCCCACCAG GAGCTTGCTGTTCTTTGTATGCTGCAATACTCAGGGTCTTGTATGATAAAGAAAAGCTGGATACCTTCGCCAAG ATAACCAACAAAAGGCCAATCACTGTACTTGAAATACTTCAGAAGATCCGCCTCCATGTGTCTGTGCCACAGTGTGATGTTTTTGGATACTTCAGCATAGAATCTGAAATCGTGATCCTCATCACACCTGTTGATCAAAACCCTAAGCCTCTTCAG ATTGAAGCCTGCAATAAAGAAGCAGAGAAGATAGAATCGCTGATCAACTCTGACAGTCCTGCTCTAGCATCCCATGTGCCACTTTCAGCACTTATCGCGGCCCAGGCGGAAGTTTCACGCAAGATGTCTTCTTCTTGCAGCCTAGTTATGCAAGCACAGTGTACTTTCTTCTGGAGCCTTGTGCTCACTTTCACAGCCACGATATGTAACACGTAG